From Sporosarcina sp. Te-1, the proteins below share one genomic window:
- the essC gene encoding type VII secretion protein EssC: MLELWLFYDRHYQRVSINEYDFNRMTIGPSVDDDITMLDFPFQQGSIFIEEVKDGFAIRESGKQLGILTIEDDVSVSRKGRLLTIRLTKSLSKEKAYFIGDEKEITFGTDEGAVIGSVQSEHPLGKPAGGFSLLKLSTGWRIEMEKLCPLYINGEKQEGSPALACGDILQWDTMEIRLLEEDVLAIRSITPMRTTLPEMELPASEMAALYPEYRRTPRMIYDLPDERVTITFPTQESEYSGRGLWLIVAPPLAMLIVLGLVAILIPRGIFIIISVTMFTVTLVTSTIQYFNDKKRRKQSNEKRKRVYTAYLRNMREELYTLAKKQKDVLAFHFPSFEQMKHMTNQLSGRIWEKTLDSHDAFEFRLGTGSVPSSYGITMSTSELANRDTDDLLEQSRKMEEAFKQIPDAPITAGLGSGMVGLIGKDSIIRKELNQILGQLAFFHSYHDVRFIYICKHADYPKVKWMKWLPHFTLPHMHAKGFIHNEQTRDQLLSSLYEIIRERDVDENKGKVIFSPHLVFIVSDYHLIAEHMILEYLEGNHLEELGISVIFTASAQEWIPENAKTLIRYLNEREGEIVMNKKRAVRIPFQLDSVSNETNETFARMLKTLNHQVGMISSIPKMVGFLEMYGVKEVEQLPIHEFWLANESAKSLAVPIGMKGNSELVELNLHEKAHGPHGLLAGTTGSGKSEFLQTLILSLAVNFHPHEVAFLLIDYKGGGMAQPFRKIPHLLGTITNIEGSKNFSMRALTSIKSELKRRQILFDRFSVSHIDDYTALYKEGVAEEPMPHLLLISDEFAELKSEEPEFIRELVSTARIGRSLGVHLILATQKPGGVIDEQIWSNARFRVALKVQDESDSKEILKNNDAASITVTGRGYMQVGNNEVYELFQSAYSRSPYLEETFEGEDEIAIVTDLGLYPLSGIRTRSDKGKAKITEIEVVTEKIVAVQHEMGIRELRSPWLPPLAMRIEKSALIEKDTALVPIGMIDEAEKQSQTPIGYQLMEDGNVGVFGSPGYGKSYTLLTMLLGICEKLSPEQVHTYILDYGNGSLLPLRQLPHTADYLTLGEDLKRTKLIKRITEEMTKRKRAFQQAEVNTIRMYNDVAPEPFPLWFIVIDNYDIVREEMEETELAINQLGRDGQALGIYLFVSTTRAQSIRQSLMNNLKTKIVHYLMDSSEAFGVVGRLPFDLEPFPGRAAVKKEESYFAQLYLPANGANDWEVLDSIKAAVRTLKKKYEDCRLPKPIPMLPLELSTDNFYDYLESRLKAGQLPIGLDENTVQPIILDFTRTNHCLIIGQPQRGKTNLLKVILNQLNEQEKGFIGIFDSFDRGLAEFGKEHEVDYLETKERLADWLQVVELYFERTEQVYLENLQKGKATPILPSYFIIDGYTRFLQTVDAGIQDRLAKLMKKYTHLGFNMIVSISNAEVTKGYDVLTNELKLVRQAVLFMRKSEQTLYTIPYERKEPELPLGYAHYILNGQDWKLLTPLCQLERKIMQ; the protein is encoded by the coding sequence ATGTTGGAACTCTGGCTGTTCTATGATCGGCATTATCAACGGGTGTCGATCAATGAATATGATTTTAACCGCATGACGATCGGCCCTTCTGTTGATGATGATATCACCATGCTGGATTTTCCTTTTCAGCAAGGTTCGATCTTCATAGAAGAAGTGAAAGACGGATTTGCTATACGGGAATCCGGAAAGCAGCTAGGAATTTTGACAATAGAAGACGATGTTTCCGTGTCACGGAAAGGGCGATTGCTGACAATTCGCTTGACGAAATCATTATCGAAAGAAAAGGCATACTTCATCGGGGATGAAAAAGAAATAACCTTCGGGACGGATGAAGGTGCCGTCATCGGCAGCGTCCAATCAGAGCATCCACTCGGAAAGCCGGCAGGTGGATTTTCACTGTTGAAACTATCGACAGGTTGGCGTATTGAGATGGAGAAGCTATGTCCTCTATACATAAACGGAGAAAAACAGGAAGGCAGTCCAGCGCTTGCATGCGGGGATATCCTTCAATGGGATACGATGGAGATCCGTTTGCTTGAAGAGGATGTGCTGGCAATCCGATCGATCACGCCAATGCGCACCACGCTCCCCGAGATGGAACTGCCTGCATCGGAAATGGCGGCGCTCTATCCCGAATATCGCCGGACGCCCCGTATGATTTATGATTTGCCGGATGAAAGAGTGACGATTACGTTTCCTACTCAGGAAAGTGAGTATTCAGGCAGAGGGCTTTGGCTCATTGTCGCTCCGCCTCTTGCCATGCTTATCGTGCTGGGGCTTGTGGCAATTCTAATACCACGGGGAATTTTCATTATCATTTCGGTCACCATGTTTACGGTGACGCTCGTGACGTCTACGATTCAATATTTCAACGATAAGAAAAGAAGAAAACAGAGCAATGAAAAAAGAAAACGAGTCTATACCGCTTATTTGCGCAACATGCGGGAGGAGTTATATACATTAGCCAAAAAACAGAAGGACGTGCTAGCTTTCCATTTTCCTTCTTTCGAGCAAATGAAACATATGACAAACCAATTATCCGGAAGGATTTGGGAGAAAACGCTAGATAGCCATGATGCCTTCGAATTTCGCCTTGGAACCGGGAGTGTGCCATCCAGTTATGGAATTACGATGTCGACATCGGAACTTGCCAACCGTGATACGGATGACTTGTTGGAACAGTCCCGGAAGATGGAGGAAGCGTTCAAACAAATTCCGGACGCTCCCATTACGGCAGGCCTCGGCTCTGGAATGGTCGGCTTGATCGGTAAGGATTCAATCATTCGAAAAGAATTGAACCAAATTCTCGGCCAGCTTGCGTTTTTCCATAGCTATCACGACGTGCGGTTCATCTACATTTGCAAGCATGCCGATTATCCAAAAGTGAAGTGGATGAAATGGCTCCCTCATTTTACACTTCCTCATATGCATGCGAAAGGGTTCATCCATAACGAACAGACGCGTGATCAGCTGTTGTCTTCCCTATACGAAATTATCCGGGAACGGGACGTGGATGAAAATAAAGGAAAGGTGATCTTTTCTCCGCATCTTGTTTTCATTGTTTCCGATTACCACTTGATCGCAGAACATATGATTTTGGAGTACTTGGAAGGAAATCATTTGGAGGAGCTCGGGATTTCCGTTATTTTTACAGCATCCGCTCAGGAATGGATACCCGAAAATGCAAAAACGCTCATCCGGTATTTGAATGAGCGGGAAGGCGAAATCGTGATGAATAAAAAACGGGCTGTCCGGATTCCGTTTCAATTAGATTCGGTCAGCAATGAAACGAATGAAACCTTTGCCAGGATGTTGAAAACATTGAACCACCAAGTCGGCATGATCAGTTCGATACCCAAAATGGTCGGTTTCCTTGAAATGTATGGCGTGAAAGAGGTGGAACAGCTGCCGATCCACGAGTTCTGGTTAGCTAATGAATCGGCGAAATCATTAGCGGTACCAATTGGAATGAAAGGAAATTCGGAGCTTGTCGAATTGAATCTTCATGAAAAGGCGCACGGCCCGCATGGCCTGTTAGCCGGAACGACCGGCTCGGGGAAAAGTGAATTCCTTCAGACACTGATCTTATCGCTCGCCGTCAATTTTCATCCGCACGAAGTCGCTTTTCTTTTGATCGATTATAAAGGCGGCGGCATGGCGCAGCCTTTCAGGAAAATCCCTCATTTGCTAGGGACGATCACGAATATCGAAGGCAGTAAAAACTTCAGTATGCGGGCGCTTACCTCGATCAAGAGTGAACTGAAACGCAGGCAGATCTTATTTGACCGGTTCAGTGTTTCTCATATTGATGATTATACGGCGCTTTATAAAGAAGGGGTCGCAGAAGAGCCGATGCCGCATTTATTGCTTATCTCCGATGAATTCGCCGAGCTGAAAAGTGAAGAGCCGGAGTTCATCCGAGAGCTTGTCAGTACCGCGCGAATCGGGCGGAGCTTAGGTGTCCATCTCATACTGGCGACACAGAAGCCGGGCGGTGTTATCGATGAACAGATCTGGAGTAATGCGCGTTTCCGTGTTGCGTTGAAGGTGCAGGATGAGTCCGATAGTAAGGAGATTTTGAAGAACAATGATGCGGCCTCTATCACAGTGACAGGCCGGGGCTACATGCAAGTCGGCAACAATGAAGTGTACGAACTTTTCCAATCTGCCTATAGCCGTTCGCCATATTTGGAGGAGACATTCGAAGGGGAGGATGAAATTGCTATCGTAACAGACCTCGGCCTGTATCCACTATCCGGCATCCGGACACGTTCCGATAAAGGAAAAGCGAAAATCACAGAAATCGAAGTTGTTACAGAGAAAATAGTAGCCGTCCAACATGAAATGGGCATCCGCGAATTGAGAAGTCCATGGCTACCTCCTCTTGCCATGAGGATTGAAAAATCAGCTTTGATTGAAAAGGACACTGCCTTAGTGCCGATCGGCATGATTGATGAAGCTGAAAAGCAAAGTCAAACACCGATTGGATATCAGCTAATGGAGGATGGGAATGTCGGTGTATTCGGTTCGCCGGGCTATGGCAAGTCCTATACACTTCTGACCATGCTGTTAGGCATCTGTGAGAAGTTGTCGCCTGAGCAAGTCCATACTTATATATTGGACTATGGAAATGGTTCGCTCCTGCCTTTAAGACAGCTTCCGCACACTGCGGATTATCTCACTCTAGGAGAAGATTTGAAGCGCACTAAACTGATCAAACGGATCACAGAAGAGATGACGAAGCGAAAGCGGGCATTCCAGCAAGCGGAAGTGAATACGATCCGGATGTATAACGACGTGGCGCCTGAGCCGTTCCCGTTATGGTTCATCGTCATTGATAACTACGATATTGTTCGAGAGGAAATGGAAGAGACCGAGCTGGCGATCAATCAGTTAGGCAGAGATGGGCAGGCGCTTGGCATTTATTTATTTGTGAGTACGACTAGGGCGCAATCTATCCGTCAGTCCCTCATGAATAATTTGAAGACGAAGATTGTTCATTACTTAATGGATTCTTCGGAGGCGTTTGGGGTTGTCGGACGATTACCGTTCGATTTGGAACCATTCCCGGGAAGGGCAGCCGTTAAAAAGGAAGAGTCCTATTTTGCCCAGCTGTATCTGCCGGCAAACGGCGCAAACGATTGGGAGGTACTCGATTCAATTAAGGCGGCCGTTCGAACATTGAAAAAGAAGTACGAAGATTGCCGCCTGCCGAAGCCGATTCCCATGCTGCCGCTTGAATTATCGACAGACAACTTCTATGACTATTTGGAGAGTCGTCTAAAAGCAGGTCAACTTCCGATTGGATTGGACGAAAACACCGTTCAACCGATCATTCTCGATTTTACAAGAACCAATCATTGCCTGATCATCGGGCAGCCGCAACGAGGAAAGACGAATTTATTGAAAGTAATCCTTAACCAATTGAACGAGCAAGAAAAAGGGTTCATCGGCATCTTCGATTCGTTTGACAGGGGATTGGCCGAATTCGGCAAGGAACACGAAGTGGACTATCTGGAAACGAAGGAGCGGCTTGCGGATTGGCTGCAGGTGGTTGAACTTTACTTTGAACGGACGGAACAAGTCTATTTGGAAAATCTTCAAAAAGGCAAAGCAACCCCAATCTTGCCTTCGTATTTCATCATTGACGGGTATACGAGGTTCTTGCAAACGGTGGACGCCGGTATCCAAGACCGCTTGGCCAAATTGATGAAAAAATATACACATTTAGGGTTCAATATGATCGTCTCCATTAGCAATGCTGAGGTGACAAAAGGGTACGATGTATTGACGAATGAGCTGAAGTTAGTCCGTCAGGCCGTTCTATTCATGAGGAAATCGGAGCAGACCTTATACACGATTCCTTATGAACGAAAAGAGCCGGAATTGCCGCTGGGCTATGCTCACTACATTCTAAACGGACAGGATTGGAAACTACTTACGCCCTTATGCCAATTGGAGAGGAAGATAATGCAATGA
- the essB gene encoding type VII secretion protein EssB, producing MSKQKSSYFESLIDTEVRREENKIILSFQRERIGLKNPSVIQFLSEVEPEIPKTITTTDDELNITATIPELHQPFEALRKENMKTRWIFAHQLVEKVEKHPYDRITLAVCPENIVYNTGMTPFFIHYGMVDALPPMEKNPERVWAETKAAVAAAVSNSRTFDDYIKYQDALPLNAVEQSILDAKDPEELRVFCKKQIQLIEENEKRYIKLPKKKWKSWKITAISLGALLVPALIFVCYYFIYTKPTTDAYMTSHHLFLAHRYSEVVTALEPHQVNKMPYVVLYEAAFSYVTNERLDEEQKKNVLSNITLQTDEDYLKYWIYIGRAEAEEAVDLARSMEDGELIVYGLLKRREEIQADRNLTGEEKQQMLSDIDHEVEEFEKLMVEEEDEE from the coding sequence ATGTCCAAACAGAAAAGCTCCTATTTCGAGAGTTTAATTGATACAGAAGTGCGCCGGGAAGAAAATAAAATCATCCTGTCGTTTCAACGGGAACGAATCGGTCTTAAAAACCCTTCGGTCATCCAATTCCTAAGCGAAGTCGAGCCGGAAATACCGAAAACAATCACGACGACAGACGATGAATTAAACATTACGGCAACCATACCGGAATTGCATCAGCCCTTTGAGGCATTGCGCAAAGAAAATATGAAAACGAGATGGATTTTTGCCCACCAATTAGTTGAGAAGGTGGAAAAGCATCCTTATGATCGCATTACGCTGGCGGTCTGTCCTGAAAATATTGTATACAACACCGGAATGACACCTTTTTTTATTCATTACGGAATGGTTGATGCCCTGCCCCCTATGGAAAAGAACCCCGAGCGGGTCTGGGCCGAAACAAAGGCCGCAGTTGCTGCGGCAGTAAGCAACTCCAGAACGTTTGATGACTATATCAAATACCAAGACGCTCTTCCGTTAAATGCAGTGGAGCAATCGATTCTCGACGCAAAAGATCCAGAAGAACTGCGCGTGTTTTGTAAAAAACAAATCCAATTGATCGAAGAGAATGAAAAACGGTATATCAAGCTGCCGAAGAAGAAATGGAAATCGTGGAAAATTACAGCCATCAGTCTAGGTGCCTTGCTAGTTCCTGCACTTATATTCGTATGTTATTACTTTATCTATACTAAACCGACGACAGATGCCTATATGACGAGCCACCATTTATTTTTAGCGCATCGATACAGTGAAGTGGTTACGGCACTTGAACCTCATCAAGTGAATAAAATGCCTTACGTCGTTTTGTACGAAGCTGCTTTTTCCTACGTGACGAATGAACGGTTGGATGAGGAGCAAAAAAAGAACGTTCTATCTAATATTACATTGCAAACCGATGAGGACTATTTGAAGTACTGGATCTATATCGGGAGGGCGGAAGCGGAAGAAGCTGTGGACTTGGCCCGATCCATGGAGGATGGGGAATTGATCGTCTATGGACTGTTGAAAAGACGAGAAGAAATTCAAGCGGATCGCAATCTGACCGGGGAAGAAAAACAGCAAATGCTGTCAGACATCGATCATGAAGTAGAAGAATTTGAGAAGTTGATGGTGGAAGAAGAGGACGAGGAATAA
- a CDS encoding EsaB/YukD family protein produces the protein MYVEVTIDVKKYGAEEFDLRLSDLHTLKKLIDIAWQVRSISEKQREGHWIRVVNKNKAYPGYLTLAECGITTGDRVEVM, from the coding sequence TTGTATGTAGAAGTGACGATTGATGTGAAAAAATATGGAGCCGAGGAATTCGACCTGCGGTTATCCGATTTGCATACCTTGAAAAAGTTGATCGATATCGCTTGGCAAGTCCGTTCCATATCAGAGAAGCAGCGGGAAGGGCATTGGATTCGAGTCGTCAATAAAAATAAGGCATATCCGGGATACCTGACGTTAGCCGAGTGCGGCATTACGACGGGGGACCGGGTGGAAGTCATGTGA
- a CDS encoding WXG100 family type VII secretion target has protein sequence MSGIIRVTPAELSAMANRYNHESGEVASQIGRLDGMIGELQSVWEGASSVAFAEQYERLKPHFNEMRELLSEIGIQLNRAGEALQDADQQVASQIRG, from the coding sequence ATGTCAGGAATTATTCGCGTTACACCCGCAGAACTTTCGGCAATGGCAAACCGTTATAACCACGAGTCAGGAGAGGTTGCTTCTCAAATCGGACGTCTTGATGGGATGATCGGTGAATTGCAATCGGTCTGGGAAGGTGCTTCCAGCGTTGCGTTTGCTGAACAGTATGAGCGTCTCAAGCCGCATTTTAATGAAATGAGAGAGTTATTGAGCGAGATTGGAATTCAGTTGAATCGCGCAGGAGAAGCTCTACAAGACGCGGATCAACAAGTTGCAAGTCAAATTCGCGGCTGA
- a CDS encoding nitronate monooxygenase family protein → MKLLELLGIEHPIIQAPMAGVTTPEFVAASSNCGVLGSIGAGYLSADETREFVQAVKKRTDRPFAVNLFVPEEVQIDQELFREAYEALQPIGEKLGMPFWKVPLSSSQFDQQIEVVIQEQVDVCSFTFGLPKPGNIKRLKEAGVLLIGTATSVEEACAVEKAGLDAVVVQGSEAGGHRGSFIGTPLIPLQELLQDAAKAVSIPIIAAGGISDRNSMTKMLELGAQAVQIGTALLASQESGAHPLYKQAVLRAEAGSTVLTDTFSGKMARGIQNGFMNMMQNAPIAPYPVQNDLTKKIRSEAAKKGKPEFMSMWAGEQVHHTTEGTVEEILRTFIS, encoded by the coding sequence ATGAAACTGTTGGAACTGTTAGGAATTGAGCATCCAATCATCCAGGCGCCTATGGCGGGTGTGACTACGCCTGAGTTCGTGGCGGCATCGTCCAACTGCGGCGTGCTCGGTTCAATTGGAGCAGGCTATTTATCTGCGGATGAAACGCGAGAATTTGTTCAGGCGGTCAAAAAGCGGACGGATCGGCCGTTTGCGGTGAATTTATTTGTTCCGGAAGAGGTGCAAATCGACCAGGAGCTGTTCCGGGAAGCATACGAGGCGTTGCAGCCGATCGGTGAAAAGCTCGGGATGCCATTTTGGAAAGTCCCGCTCTCTTCCTCGCAATTTGACCAACAAATAGAGGTAGTGATTCAGGAGCAGGTGGATGTCTGCTCGTTTACATTCGGGTTGCCAAAACCGGGTAATATAAAGCGCTTGAAAGAAGCGGGTGTCCTATTGATCGGGACGGCGACATCGGTTGAAGAAGCGTGCGCCGTTGAGAAAGCGGGGCTGGATGCGGTTGTCGTCCAAGGAAGTGAGGCAGGCGGGCATCGAGGATCTTTTATTGGAACTCCATTGATTCCTTTACAAGAGTTGCTACAAGATGCGGCAAAAGCTGTTTCCATTCCGATCATTGCAGCGGGTGGAATCTCAGATAGAAACAGCATGACCAAAATGCTGGAGCTTGGGGCGCAAGCCGTTCAAATCGGAACCGCCTTGCTTGCGTCTCAAGAAAGTGGAGCGCATCCTTTATATAAGCAGGCGGTTTTGCGGGCAGAAGCCGGTAGTACCGTTTTAACCGACACCTTTTCCGGAAAGATGGCCCGGGGCATTCAGAATGGGTTCATGAACATGATGCAGAACGCACCGATCGCGCCCTATCCCGTTCAAAACGACTTAACGAAAAAGATCCGCAGCGAAGCGGCAAAAAAAGGGAAGCCGGAATTCATGTCCATGTGGGCGGGTGAACAAGTGCATCACACAACAGAAGGAACGGTCGAGGAAATTCTCAGGACATTCATCAGCTGA
- a CDS encoding PstS family phosphate ABC transporter substrate-binding protein, producing MGIRLRKKRFKVLLIMLLLLPLAGVGLVYAYLKGFAFLQPLIGTVYLAFGAILVMVAFELKRYQRFFYGGAAVLVGGTAIYSIPPWHEKTRPVISEAKVDILEYLPFQEGSNVMTLNEPSSFSIKDDIPVIDGDTALYPVYSAFAQAVYPEKDYDPHDSEVMSNQTGEALDNLITGKADMIFVKNLSITQLETVERAGKELISVPIGQDAFVFFVHAKNSVESLTKDEIRGIYSGWITNWKDIGGNDEPIRAFQQPADSRSQIALEWFMGNDRIMDAPQQEIASLTGTTIGEVSDYQNDKNAIGFTFRHDSTEMMKNNDIKLLKVEGIEPSDEMIKKNVYPIPAHFSVVTTGTDNPHVEAFIEWMRSKQGQEIVEKTGYVPVREWKIDE from the coding sequence ATGGGGATTAGGTTGCGAAAGAAACGCTTTAAAGTACTACTTATTATGTTGTTGCTGCTACCGCTTGCAGGGGTGGGTCTGGTTTATGCGTATCTAAAGGGCTTTGCATTTTTGCAGCCGCTTATTGGTACTGTTTATCTGGCATTTGGAGCAATCCTTGTCATGGTTGCGTTTGAATTAAAACGGTATCAAAGGTTTTTCTATGGAGGGGCAGCTGTTTTGGTCGGCGGAACTGCAATTTATTCGATCCCTCCTTGGCATGAAAAGACACGTCCTGTCATCAGTGAAGCTAAAGTTGACATCTTGGAGTATCTCCCGTTTCAAGAAGGTTCGAATGTAATGACTCTAAACGAACCTTCGAGCTTTTCAATAAAAGATGATATACCGGTCATTGATGGCGACACAGCGCTATATCCGGTATACTCCGCTTTCGCACAGGCGGTTTATCCGGAAAAGGACTATGATCCGCATGATAGTGAAGTGATGTCGAATCAGACGGGAGAGGCATTAGATAATCTGATAACTGGGAAGGCGGATATGATTTTTGTTAAGAATCTTTCAATTACCCAGTTGGAGACAGTGGAACGGGCAGGGAAAGAGCTTATAAGCGTCCCGATCGGCCAGGATGCGTTTGTCTTCTTTGTTCATGCCAAAAATTCCGTGGAGAGCCTCACGAAAGATGAAATTAGAGGGATTTATTCGGGGTGGATCACAAACTGGAAAGACATAGGCGGGAATGATGAACCGATCCGTGCATTTCAGCAGCCTGCCGATAGTAGAAGCCAAATAGCACTGGAATGGTTTATGGGGAATGACCGGATTATGGATGCACCGCAACAAGAGATCGCCTCTCTGACGGGAACGACGATAGGGGAAGTCTCAGATTATCAGAACGACAAAAATGCGATTGGCTTCACATTCAGGCACGATTCAACTGAAATGATGAAAAACAATGATATCAAATTATTAAAAGTGGAAGGGATCGAACCGAGTGACGAGATGATAAAGAAAAATGTGTATCCGATCCCAGCTCATTTTAGTGTCGTAACCACAGGAACTGACAATCCCCATGTAGAAGCATTTATTGAATGGATGCGGTCAAAACAAGGGCAGGAGATTGTCGAGAAGACGGGATATGTACCGGTTCGGGAATGGAAGATAGATGAATAG
- a CDS encoding helix-turn-helix transcriptional regulator yields MNTLSITGRKKESYSVVLEYSLLWESALGIAAFTNTPLLDTLEKEKVFETLRRNMPDQLLAELKFVEANNTWKSLLQLLHVYSGNSLDEFTSFLATLSDNELKYHCFPFTGARNEAVRSAASTGDLDAVKQLQAITGDISFFPAYITFIHEVNGDILKEHLIKVLTLWHEIVIQPDADHLLGIASRDMKQKRLMKEKLSAEEFVTWATGGTEYAPEPGVHQVLLIPQMCYRPWTIVSDIENTKVFYYPIPSTSIHPDDPYLPDYLLVHKYKALGDETRLRMIKLLSEKDYTLKEMTEQLNIGKSTAHHHLKLLRAASLVGIRSSKYVLKTKSITSLPTELQQYLEFQQVRGKE; encoded by the coding sequence ATGAACACCTTATCGATTACCGGAAGAAAAAAGGAATCCTATAGCGTGGTGCTTGAATACTCATTGCTATGGGAAAGTGCTTTAGGAATCGCCGCCTTCACCAATACCCCGCTGCTTGATACGCTGGAAAAGGAGAAGGTGTTTGAGACGCTTCGGAGGAACATGCCGGACCAATTGCTTGCGGAACTAAAATTTGTTGAAGCGAACAACACATGGAAGAGTTTGCTGCAGTTGCTTCACGTCTATTCGGGAAACTCATTGGATGAATTCACTTCATTCCTCGCAACTCTATCCGACAATGAATTAAAGTATCACTGTTTTCCTTTTACGGGAGCCAGAAACGAAGCCGTAAGATCAGCCGCCTCAACAGGAGATCTTGATGCTGTCAAGCAACTGCAAGCCATAACGGGAGACATTAGCTTTTTCCCTGCTTACATAACATTCATTCATGAAGTGAATGGAGACATCTTAAAGGAACACCTGATAAAAGTTCTAACCTTATGGCATGAAATTGTTATTCAACCTGATGCGGATCATTTGTTAGGAATTGCCTCACGGGATATGAAACAGAAGAGGCTAATGAAGGAGAAACTAAGTGCCGAAGAATTTGTTACGTGGGCGACAGGCGGTACCGAATATGCCCCCGAACCGGGAGTTCATCAGGTTTTATTGATACCCCAAATGTGTTACAGACCGTGGACCATTGTTTCTGATATTGAGAATACCAAAGTCTTTTACTATCCCATTCCGAGTACTAGCATTCATCCTGATGATCCGTATCTTCCCGATTACCTGCTCGTCCATAAGTATAAAGCGCTGGGAGATGAAACACGGCTTCGGATGATTAAACTGTTATCTGAAAAGGACTACACGCTTAAGGAGATGACGGAACAACTGAATATCGGGAAATCCACCGCCCATCATCACCTGAAACTGCTGCGCGCTGCTTCCCTTGTGGGAATCCGTTCTTCTAAATACGTACTGAAAACAAAATCCATTACCTCACTGCCGACTGAACTGCAACAGTATTTGGAATTCCAACAAGTTAGAGGGAAAGAATGA
- a CDS encoding MFS transporter: protein MKGRITRNKNFLLLCTGVTASELGGAFGTFTNSVLVYELTGSKLALGTMWLFYYVPSILFQLISGPLIDRWSRKWIMVISQWTRGFIFLLPLIVLELGTLETWHIYTVQIVISFITPLYVPANQALIPTIVSKEQLPAANAVLDGMTRMMLFMAPILGGIVIQTIGTQSTLLLVSSLLLCSGLLLVSLREERITLSIRKSWFGQLKEGIGYFFNMRVIVCLAVFLSFVQFGVGVTMVINLPYITDLLGGDYQDYGYFMAGFPFGYILGSLLIGKLQRFSRRYLMLGSLVIGGFTYIALGVAHSIPLAITIEVAAGVVMAIFSIHNLSICQQTIPNDMMGKIMSVRLAIIKLAMLLGILTGGAVSELWGIRPLYLSIGSIIVLVSLGGMAIPYFSLIDKPTAQRL, encoded by the coding sequence ATGAAGGGGCGAATCACTCGGAATAAAAATTTCTTGTTGCTTTGCACCGGTGTGACAGCCTCCGAACTCGGCGGTGCCTTTGGAACATTCACCAACTCGGTTCTCGTCTATGAACTCACCGGGTCCAAACTGGCACTCGGAACAATGTGGTTGTTCTACTATGTCCCTTCGATTTTATTCCAACTGATCAGCGGTCCTCTCATCGACCGTTGGAGCCGTAAATGGATCATGGTTATATCGCAATGGACAAGGGGGTTCATCTTCCTTCTGCCCCTCATCGTGTTGGAACTTGGTACTTTGGAAACTTGGCATATTTATACAGTACAGATTGTCATCAGCTTCATTACACCTCTATACGTTCCTGCCAACCAAGCACTCATTCCGACCATCGTGTCAAAGGAACAATTACCGGCTGCCAATGCTGTTTTAGATGGCATGACGAGGATGATGCTTTTCATGGCCCCGATTCTGGGTGGCATTGTGATCCAAACTATCGGTACTCAATCCACTTTGCTGCTGGTCAGCAGTTTACTTTTGTGTTCAGGTCTTCTCTTAGTCTCTTTACGAGAAGAAAGAATCACTTTGTCCATACGAAAATCATGGTTTGGACAACTGAAAGAAGGGATCGGATACTTTTTCAACATGCGCGTCATCGTATGTCTAGCTGTTTTTTTGTCATTCGTTCAATTTGGGGTTGGCGTCACAATGGTCATCAATTTACCTTATATCACTGATCTATTAGGAGGCGATTATCAAGACTATGGCTACTTCATGGCCGGGTTCCCATTCGGCTATATTCTTGGTTCCCTCCTTATTGGAAAGCTGCAAAGATTCAGTAGGAGATATCTAATGTTGGGCTCGTTAGTAATTGGGGGATTCACATACATTGCTCTTGGCGTTGCACACTCCATTCCTCTTGCTATAACCATCGAAGTCGCGGCTGGTGTCGTCATGGCGATCTTCAGCATCCATAACCTATCCATCTGCCAACAGACCATCCCCAATGACATGATGGGAAAAATAATGTCTGTCCGTTTAGCCATTATCAAGCTCGCGATGCTGCTTGGAATACTTACAGGCGGTGCCGTCAGCGAACTATGGGGCATCCGCCCGCTGTACCTGTCGATCGGCTCCATTATTGTGCTCGTCTCCCTAGGAGGCATGGCAATTCCTTACTTTTCATTGATCGATAAGCCAACAGCCCAAAGATTATAA